The segment TATTATGCCAGGTTATATTCATACAAAAGGCCATGTTGGTGTTGTTTCACGTTCAGGTACACTAACGTATGAAGCGGTACATCAGTTAACACAAGAAGGAATTGGTCAAACGACAGCTGTCGGAATTGGTGGAGACCCTGTAAATGGGACAAACTTTATCGATTGCTTAAAAGCATTCAATGAAGATCCAGAAACGTATGCGGTTGTGATGATTGGTGAAATTGGTGGTACGGCAGAGGAAGAAGCTGCTGAGTGGATTCAAGCGAATATGACAAAACCTGTCGTAGGATTTATTGGTGGTCAAACCGCACCTCCAGGGAAGCGTATGGGACATGCTGGTGCCATTATTTCAGGTGGTAAAGGTACAGCGGCAGAAAAGATTAAAGCAATGAATGCAGCTGGAATTGAAGTTGCCCCAACGCCTTCAGTAATTGGAGAAACATTAATTAAAGTAATTAAAGAAAAAGGTCTATACGAAGCTTGTAAGACACATTAACTTGATTAAGTGGGGGATGAATGCCAAATAGGCAATTCTATTCAGTGAGGGTTCAAACACCAGCTGAAGTGGCGGAACAAAGGCTAAACCCGTCACGTCGTGTGACAACGCCTTTGTAATCAACATCGTGTTGACCTAAGCCACGGCGGATGTCACAGATTTTTTAAAGGAATTTTTCGAGCAAGCTCGAAAAAAATCTGGACAAGAGTTAGCCTCGGCGTAATTGATAATGAAGGATGTAGCGTCGCCATGCGCTACATCTTTTTTTACAAAAAAAAGAATAAGTTTTCTAACTCGATGCTTACACTTCGCTACAAACTCGAAAATAAAAAATTAAGCGGTCATTTCACTTTCTTCTATTAAAAAATAAGGAGTGTTTAAATGACGAATTCTTTCCAAAAACAATTACTCGCATTACATTATGTGTATCCTCTTACATGGCATAAATTCCAACGATTGCATCAATATATAGGGGATTTAAACGAACTTGCAGCTTGCTCAGGTAACATGCTGGCCAAAATCTTGAATATGAAAGAAGATAATGCCAGTCGTTTGTTAATTCATTATAAAAAAATGCTTAAAATCGCGTTAGAGGAATATTACTTATCGCATCAAATTACTGCGGTTTCATATATGAGTGAATTGTATCCAGAGTCGTTAAAAAATATATATGACCCGCCAGCCGTTCTTTATGTGAAGGGCGACCTGAACCTATTGCGAAAAACTAAAAAAATTGCTGTTATTGGTTCAAGAAATGCGTCTAAATATAGCGAAGAAGCGTTAAAATTAATATTACCCCCACTTATAAATGAACAATTTATCATAGTAAGTGGACTAGCAAAAGGTGCGGATCGATTCGCGCATGAGGCGACAATAAGGTATGGTGGAAAAACAATGGGTGTATTAGGGCATGGTTTTTTTCATTTTTATCCGAGGGAAAATCAAAAGTTAGGCGAGCAAATGGCGAAGGAACAGTTGCTTTTAACAGAGTACCCGCCCTATGTTGGCGTAAAAAAATGGCATTTCCCTGCACGAAATCGAATTATTAGTGGATTGAGTCAAGCATTAATCGTGACCGAGGCTGCTCTAAAAAGTGGAACGCTCATTACGACAGAGCTTGCACTAGAGCAAGGAAAGGATGTTTTTGCTGTTCCAGGAT is part of the Solibacillus sp. FSL K6-1523 genome and harbors:
- the sucD gene encoding succinate--CoA ligase subunit alpha gives rise to the protein MSVFINKETKVIVQGITGETALFHTKQMLEYGTKIVAGVTPGKGGLEIEGVPVFNTVQEAVNATGANVSVIYVPAPFAADAIIEAVDAELDMTICITEHIPVLDMVKVKRYMEGKETRLVGPNCPGVITADECKIGIMPGYIHTKGHVGVVSRSGTLTYEAVHQLTQEGIGQTTAVGIGGDPVNGTNFIDCLKAFNEDPETYAVVMIGEIGGTAEEEAAEWIQANMTKPVVGFIGGQTAPPGKRMGHAGAIISGGKGTAAEKIKAMNAAGIEVAPTPSVIGETLIKVIKEKGLYEACKTH
- the dprA gene encoding DNA-processing protein DprA, with the protein product MTNSFQKQLLALHYVYPLTWHKFQRLHQYIGDLNELAACSGNMLAKILNMKEDNASRLLIHYKKMLKIALEEYYLSHQITAVSYMSELYPESLKNIYDPPAVLYVKGDLNLLRKTKKIAVIGSRNASKYSEEALKLILPPLINEQFIIVSGLAKGADRFAHEATIRYGGKTMGVLGHGFFHFYPRENQKLGEQMAKEQLLLTEYPPYVGVKKWHFPARNRIISGLSQALIVTEAALKSGTLITTELALEQGKDVFAVPGLITSEQSKGTNKLIKEGAIPIWSGHQILDELQMFSNFR